A DNA window from Streptomyces asoensis contains the following coding sequences:
- a CDS encoding Gfo/Idh/MocA family protein: MKLRAAVVGLGWAGRELWLRLLSEHEDFEVVAAVDPDPASRAAAVAMGLPAHTTMDALDSRTVDLAVVAVPNHLHAEVAAALLRRGISVFLEKPVCLTTAEADALAAAEHSGGMLLAGSAAAHRGDVQRLAGLLPQVGRIRHVTLAWVRARGVPQPGGWFTQRSKSGGGVLVDLGWHLLDVLTHLLGPAPVTQVIGSVSDDFVSSGAWSAAWREDRSTDVPAGNVEDTARGFLLREDGISVALQASWASHEALDASVVTVEGSRGTARLHCTFGFSPNRAPERVLTLTREGTTERIPLPAEPIGAEYGRQLDGLAGLLADPGRRGVAVAQARDTVQLVESFYASARGARPTDHAPRCTSHQEVSTA, from the coding sequence ATGAAGCTCCGCGCCGCCGTCGTCGGGCTCGGCTGGGCAGGCCGCGAGCTGTGGCTCAGACTGCTGAGCGAGCACGAGGACTTCGAGGTGGTCGCCGCCGTCGACCCCGACCCGGCCTCCCGGGCAGCCGCCGTGGCGATGGGCCTGCCCGCCCACACCACCATGGACGCCCTCGACTCCCGCACGGTCGACCTCGCCGTCGTCGCGGTACCCAACCATCTGCACGCCGAGGTGGCGGCCGCCCTGCTCCGCCGCGGGATCTCCGTCTTCCTGGAGAAGCCGGTCTGCCTGACCACCGCCGAGGCCGACGCCCTCGCCGCCGCCGAACACAGCGGCGGGATGCTGCTCGCGGGCAGCGCCGCCGCCCACCGCGGCGACGTCCAGCGGCTCGCCGGGCTGCTGCCCCAGGTCGGCCGGATCCGCCATGTCACCCTGGCCTGGGTCAGGGCGCGCGGCGTGCCACAGCCCGGCGGCTGGTTCACCCAGCGCAGCAAGTCCGGTGGCGGTGTACTCGTCGACCTCGGCTGGCACCTGCTCGACGTCCTCACCCACCTCCTCGGCCCCGCCCCCGTCACCCAGGTGATCGGCTCGGTCTCCGACGACTTCGTCAGCAGCGGTGCCTGGTCCGCTGCCTGGCGCGAGGACCGGTCCACCGACGTCCCGGCCGGCAACGTCGAGGACACCGCCCGGGGCTTCCTGCTCCGCGAGGACGGCATCTCGGTCGCGCTGCAAGCCAGTTGGGCCTCCCACGAGGCGCTGGACGCGTCCGTCGTCACCGTCGAGGGCAGCAGGGGAACGGCACGGCTGCACTGCACCTTCGGCTTCAGTCCCAACCGGGCCCCCGAACGGGTGCTCACCCTCACCCGGGAAGGCACCACAGAGCGGATCCCGCTGCCCGCCGAGCCGATCGGCGCCGAGTACGGACGCCAGCTCGACGGCCTCGCCGGGCTCCTGGCCGACCCGGGCCGACGCGGCGTGGCCGTCGCCCAGGCCCGTGACACCGTCCAGCTCGTGGAGAGCTTCTACGCGTCGGCCCGCGGCGCTCGCCCCACGGACCACGCGCCCCGGTGCACCTCCCACCAGGAGGTGAGTACCGCATGA
- the rifK gene encoding 3-amino-5-hydroxybenzoate synthase, which translates to MNARPAPEFPSWPQYDDGERTGLIRALEQGQWWRVGGSEVDSFESEFADFHGAPHALAVTNGTHALELALQCLGVGPGTEVIVPAFTFISSSQAAQRLGAVAVPVDVDPDTYNIDVAAAASAITPRTRVIMPVHMAGLIADMDALDRLSADTGVTLLQDAAHAHGARWQGKRVGELGTVAAFSFQNGKLMTAGEGGALLFPDEETYEAAFLRHSCGRPVTDRRYLHRTAGTNMRLNEFSASVLRAQLSRLDAQLTLREQRWTLLSRLLGEIDGVVPQGGDARADRNSHYMAMFRIPGISEEGRNALVDTLVEAGLPAFAAFRAIYRTDAFWETAAPDTTVDKLAGSCPHTEAISTDCVWLHHRVLLASEEALHITAEIVADAVAAR; encoded by the coding sequence ATGAACGCGCGACCGGCACCAGAGTTTCCCTCCTGGCCGCAGTACGACGACGGCGAGCGCACCGGCCTGATCCGGGCCCTGGAGCAGGGTCAGTGGTGGCGCGTGGGCGGGTCGGAGGTGGACTCCTTCGAGAGTGAGTTCGCCGACTTCCACGGTGCCCCGCACGCTCTGGCCGTCACCAACGGCACCCACGCCCTGGAGCTGGCGTTGCAGTGCCTGGGTGTCGGTCCGGGCACCGAGGTCATCGTGCCGGCCTTCACCTTCATCTCCTCGTCCCAGGCCGCTCAGCGGCTCGGCGCGGTCGCCGTCCCCGTCGACGTCGATCCCGACACGTACAACATCGACGTGGCCGCCGCGGCGTCCGCCATCACCCCCCGCACCAGGGTGATCATGCCCGTGCACATGGCGGGGCTCATCGCTGACATGGACGCGCTCGACAGGCTTTCCGCGGACACCGGCGTGACCCTCTTGCAGGACGCCGCCCACGCGCACGGTGCCCGCTGGCAGGGCAAGCGGGTGGGCGAGTTGGGCACGGTCGCCGCGTTCAGCTTCCAGAACGGCAAGCTGATGACGGCCGGCGAGGGTGGTGCACTGCTCTTCCCCGACGAGGAGACGTACGAGGCCGCCTTCCTGCGGCACAGCTGCGGCCGCCCCGTCACCGACCGCCGCTACCTGCACCGGACCGCCGGCACCAACATGCGGCTCAACGAATTCTCCGCGTCCGTGCTCCGCGCCCAGCTGAGCCGCCTCGACGCCCAGCTCACGCTGCGCGAACAGCGCTGGACCCTGCTGTCCCGGCTGCTCGGCGAGATCGACGGCGTCGTGCCCCAGGGAGGCGATGCGCGCGCCGACCGGAACTCGCACTACATGGCCATGTTCCGGATCCCCGGCATCTCCGAGGAGGGCCGCAACGCCCTCGTCGACACGCTCGTCGAGGCCGGGCTGCCGGCCTTCGCCGCCTTCCGGGCGATCTACCGCACCGACGCGTTCTGGGAGACGGCCGCGCCCGACACCACCGTCGACAAGCTCGCCGGAAGCTGCCCGCACACGGAGGCGATCAGCACCGACTGCGTCTGGCTGCACCACCGGGTGCTGCTGGCCTCCGAGGAAGCCCTCCACATCACGGCCGAGATCGTCGCCGACGCGGTGGCCGCACGATGA
- a CDS encoding 3-oxoacyl-ACP synthase III family protein yields MTVQRDQGYVTSVLGTGSYLPERVVTNEEIEARVPGASAGWIADRTAILERRYAAPDEAASDLAVHAARAALDQAGVDADGIDFIIVATTTGDAPIPSTASLVQLALGARRAACFDVNIACTGFVTALSIARAYVALDPATKVLVIGSDVWTRFIDFGDRATSVLFGDGAGAAVVGSVPHAPGDPERGLLKVELVSRADAHELISMPAGGSRRPASVETVADGGHLLSMRGRGVRDFVLDNVPGLIAGLLKRSGCQPADVRHFVPHQANGRLVAELAEASGLERARTHLPLCHSGNIGSASVPVALDAANRSGVLRDGDLVLLAGFGAGMAAGAALLRWTGTEGGAR; encoded by the coding sequence GTGACCGTGCAAAGGGATCAGGGGTACGTCACGTCCGTGCTGGGGACCGGCTCCTACCTGCCCGAACGGGTGGTGACCAACGAGGAGATCGAGGCCCGGGTGCCCGGTGCGTCCGCCGGGTGGATCGCCGACCGGACCGCCATCCTCGAACGGCGGTACGCGGCACCGGACGAGGCAGCGTCCGACCTCGCCGTCCACGCCGCGCGCGCCGCCTTGGACCAGGCCGGAGTGGACGCGGACGGCATCGACTTCATCATCGTCGCCACGACGACCGGTGACGCCCCGATCCCCTCCACCGCGTCACTGGTGCAACTGGCGCTCGGTGCCCGACGGGCCGCCTGTTTCGATGTCAACATCGCCTGCACCGGGTTCGTCACCGCGCTGTCCATCGCCCGGGCGTACGTGGCCCTGGACCCGGCGACGAAGGTCCTGGTCATCGGCAGCGACGTGTGGACCCGGTTCATCGACTTCGGCGACCGGGCGACCAGTGTCCTGTTCGGGGACGGAGCCGGAGCCGCGGTCGTCGGCTCCGTCCCGCATGCGCCCGGCGACCCCGAACGCGGCCTGCTCAAGGTCGAGTTGGTGAGCCGGGCCGACGCCCACGAGCTGATCAGCATGCCGGCCGGGGGCAGCCGCCGTCCCGCCTCCGTCGAGACGGTCGCGGACGGCGGCCATCTGCTGAGCATGCGGGGCCGGGGGGTGCGCGACTTCGTCCTGGACAACGTCCCCGGCCTCATCGCCGGGCTGCTCAAGCGTTCCGGCTGCCAACCGGCCGACGTGCGGCACTTCGTACCGCACCAGGCCAATGGCCGACTGGTGGCGGAACTGGCCGAGGCCAGTGGTCTGGAGCGGGCAAGGACCCATCTGCCGTTGTGTCACAGCGGCAACATCGGCTCTGCGTCGGTGCCGGTGGCCCTTGACGCGGCCAACCGTTCCGGCGTGCTGCGGGACGGCGATCTGGTGCTTCTGGCGGGCTTCGGCGCGGGTATGGCGGCCGGTGCCGCCCTGCTGCGCTGGACCGGGACCGAGGGCGGGGCCCGATGA
- a CDS encoding bifunctional 3-(3-hydroxy-phenyl)propionate/3-hydroxycinnamic acid hydroxylase produces MPETSPHKQPAGAGPETDADVIVVGNGPVGATLGILLAQRGRRTVVLERRGRPYTLPRATSFDGETARLLAGCGTGPGLGRITEPATGYQWHSADGEVLLDIAFRAEGPYGWPDASTVHQPALEELLASRAAALPGSTVVRGRRVVGIEEQDDRVVVTAEDEDGAARTYTARWVVGCDGANSFVRDHLEVPVTDLGFSYEWLLCDVRLHEPGEFVPTNVQICDPARPTTLVGSGPGHRRWEFMRLPGERAADLNREETAWRLLAPYGVTPDTATLLRSTTYIFQSRWAERWRAGRVLLAGDAAHLMPPFAGQGMCSGIRDVVNLVWKLDLVAGGLAPESLLDTYTEERRAQVHRSILSSVQLGRVICVTDPSAAAERDSTILAGRRGRGPALPDLASPLTEGLLHRRADGSPLSPAGEVVPQGRVRGLSGTGLFDDVVGRGFVLMLAEGADAGLDAERSAFLADLGTHVVTLLPEDGTPQSMSVADVGGVYRAFLARHGADAVLIRPDYHVYGAASGLGAAAALVDDLRARLSSSSKEPTNCPT; encoded by the coding sequence GTGCCCGAGACATCACCGCACAAGCAGCCCGCCGGCGCGGGACCCGAGACGGACGCGGACGTGATCGTCGTCGGCAACGGCCCGGTCGGGGCCACTCTCGGGATCCTGCTGGCACAGCGCGGCCGCCGGACCGTCGTCCTGGAACGGCGCGGACGCCCCTACACCCTGCCCAGGGCGACGAGCTTCGACGGCGAGACGGCACGGCTGCTCGCCGGCTGCGGGACGGGCCCGGGCCTCGGCCGGATCACCGAGCCCGCCACCGGTTACCAGTGGCATTCCGCCGACGGTGAGGTCCTCCTCGACATCGCCTTTCGCGCAGAAGGCCCGTACGGGTGGCCCGACGCCAGCACCGTGCACCAGCCCGCCCTCGAGGAACTGCTGGCCTCGCGGGCGGCCGCGCTGCCCGGATCGACCGTGGTCCGGGGCCGCCGGGTGGTGGGAATCGAGGAGCAGGACGACCGGGTCGTGGTGACGGCCGAGGACGAGGACGGCGCGGCCCGGACGTACACCGCGAGGTGGGTGGTGGGCTGTGACGGTGCCAACAGCTTCGTCCGGGACCATCTGGAGGTGCCGGTCACCGATCTCGGCTTCTCCTACGAGTGGCTGCTGTGCGATGTGCGGCTGCACGAGCCGGGCGAGTTCGTCCCCACCAACGTCCAGATCTGCGACCCTGCCAGGCCTACCACCCTGGTCGGCAGCGGTCCGGGACATCGGCGCTGGGAGTTCATGCGGCTGCCCGGCGAGCGGGCCGCCGACCTGAACCGGGAGGAAACCGCCTGGCGGCTGCTCGCGCCCTACGGGGTGACCCCCGACACGGCGACGCTGCTGCGCAGCACCACGTACATCTTCCAGTCCCGCTGGGCCGAGCGGTGGCGGGCCGGCCGGGTACTGCTGGCCGGGGACGCGGCCCATCTGATGCCGCCGTTCGCCGGGCAGGGCATGTGCTCGGGCATCCGCGACGTCGTCAACCTGGTGTGGAAGCTGGACCTGGTGGCGGGCGGCCTCGCCCCGGAGTCGCTCCTCGACACCTACACGGAGGAACGCCGCGCGCAGGTGCACCGGTCGATCCTGTCCTCGGTCCAACTGGGTCGGGTGATCTGCGTGACGGACCCCTCGGCTGCGGCCGAGCGCGATTCCACCATCCTGGCGGGCCGCCGCGGCCGCGGTCCGGCGCTCCCGGACCTGGCGTCGCCCCTCACGGAGGGGCTCCTCCACCGCAGAGCGGACGGGTCGCCCCTGTCCCCGGCGGGCGAGGTGGTGCCGCAGGGCCGGGTACGCGGCCTCAGTGGCACCGGCCTCTTCGACGATGTGGTCGGCCGCGGCTTCGTCCTGATGCTGGCAGAGGGCGCGGACGCCGGCCTCGACGCGGAGCGGTCGGCGTTCCTCGCGGATCTGGGCACGCACGTGGTGACGCTGCTCCCCGAGGACGGGACGCCGCAGAGCATGTCGGTGGCCGACGTCGGCGGCGTCTACCGTGCCTTCCTGGCTCGCCACGGGGCCGACGCGGTACTGATCCGTCCGGACTACCACGTGTACGGGGCGGCCTCAGGCCTGGGGGCGGCGGCCGCACTGGTGGACGACCTGCGGGCCCGCCTCTCCAGCAGCAGTAAGGAGCCTACCAACTGCCCCACGTGA
- a CDS encoding type II toxin-antitoxin system PemK/MazF family toxin gives MQRGEVWWVGFDERRLFVLLSAEDASGIQAMQVVEPAGVDISGLAVEVPVGATEGLPFEGVLRFAFTRPGFIPCTWLTTVARDDLVERAGVLSSEKLGEIEDALRIAGQPQEWTATAAAKLSDMKDALRLGRPE, from the coding sequence GTGCAACGTGGCGAAGTCTGGTGGGTGGGGTTCGACGAGCGGCGGCTGTTCGTCCTGCTGTCGGCCGAGGACGCGTCCGGGATCCAGGCGATGCAGGTCGTCGAGCCGGCGGGCGTCGACATCAGCGGTCTCGCCGTCGAAGTGCCCGTCGGCGCCACGGAAGGGCTGCCCTTCGAAGGCGTGCTGCGGTTCGCGTTCACGCGTCCGGGCTTCATCCCCTGCACCTGGCTGACCACCGTGGCCCGGGACGACCTCGTCGAGCGGGCAGGCGTGCTGTCGTCCGAGAAGCTCGGTGAGATCGAGGACGCCCTCCGCATCGCCGGACAGCCACAGGAGTGGACCGCGACGGCAGCCGCGAAACTCAGCGACATGAAGGACGCCCTCCGCCTCGGTCGCCCGGAGTAG
- a CDS encoding thioesterase II family protein — translation MHRATAQFEKWVSVSHPAPLSSVRLACLPYAGGSASFFFPVSRALHPSVEVLALQYPGRQTRLHEPRIDNVPEFADQIFAALRHLDDKPLALFGHSMGAVLAYEVALRMQDAGLPAPVRLFASGRRAPSRGAGGRVHTGSDAELVSELRELSGTNEMLLGDPEVLAMILPAIRSDYTAIERYRHEPGRRLDCPVTVLTGDRDPRVSLDEAEAWAEHTTGTSETKVFRGGHFFLVDHMAEVVGLVARRLGPF, via the coding sequence ATGCATCGAGCAACGGCGCAGTTCGAGAAATGGGTGAGTGTCTCGCACCCCGCGCCGCTGAGCAGCGTGCGGCTCGCGTGCCTTCCGTACGCGGGCGGCTCCGCCAGCTTCTTCTTCCCGGTGTCCAGAGCACTGCACCCATCGGTGGAGGTGCTGGCCCTCCAGTACCCGGGGCGGCAGACCCGGCTCCACGAACCGAGGATCGACAACGTCCCCGAGTTCGCGGACCAGATCTTCGCCGCGCTGCGGCACCTGGACGACAAGCCACTCGCCCTGTTCGGCCACAGCATGGGCGCCGTCCTCGCGTACGAGGTGGCGCTGCGCATGCAGGACGCCGGGCTGCCTGCGCCGGTACGGCTGTTCGCGTCCGGTCGGCGGGCGCCGTCCCGTGGTGCCGGCGGGCGGGTGCATACCGGGAGCGACGCCGAACTCGTATCCGAGCTGCGGGAGTTGAGCGGAACCAACGAGATGCTGCTCGGCGACCCGGAGGTGCTGGCGATGATCCTGCCGGCCATCCGCAGCGACTACACCGCCATCGAACGGTACCGGCACGAGCCCGGCCGACGCCTCGACTGCCCGGTGACCGTGCTCACCGGAGACAGGGACCCCCGGGTCTCCCTCGACGAGGCCGAGGCATGGGCCGAGCACACCACCGGGACGAGTGAGACGAAGGTCTTCCGGGGCGGCCACTTCTTCCTCGTGGACCACATGGCCGAGGTCGTCGGCCTGGTGGCCCGGCGGCTGGGGCCGTTCTGA
- a CDS encoding HAD-IA family hydrolase, whose translation MTTGSHHHAGTTSEQRSPVSRHAVVFDLDGVVVDSFAVMGEAFSLAYAEVVGPGEAPFEEYRRHQGRYFPDIMRIMGLPPEMEEPFVRESYRLARHVQVYDGVADVLRTLNERGLRLAVATGKAGERARSLLDVLGLLPYFAHVIGSDEVPRPKPAPDIVHRALELLGVPAERAVMIGDAPTDLASAQGADVTAAAALWGCHDVTGLLAAGPDIVLRRPADLLVLCPAVPGR comes from the coding sequence ATGACCACTGGGTCGCACCACCATGCGGGAACGACCTCCGAACAGCGCTCCCCGGTGTCCAGACACGCAGTCGTCTTCGATCTCGACGGAGTCGTCGTCGACAGCTTCGCGGTGATGGGCGAGGCCTTCTCCCTCGCCTACGCCGAGGTCGTCGGCCCGGGCGAGGCGCCCTTCGAGGAGTACCGGCGCCATCAGGGCCGCTACTTCCCCGACATCATGCGGATCATGGGCCTTCCGCCCGAGATGGAGGAGCCCTTCGTCCGCGAGAGCTACCGGCTCGCCCGGCACGTCCAGGTGTACGACGGTGTTGCCGATGTGCTGAGGACGCTGAACGAGCGCGGCCTCCGGCTGGCCGTCGCCACCGGCAAGGCGGGCGAGCGCGCCCGGTCCCTGCTCGACGTCCTCGGGCTGCTTCCGTACTTCGCCCACGTCATCGGCTCCGACGAGGTGCCCCGGCCCAAGCCCGCCCCCGACATCGTCCACCGCGCGCTCGAACTCCTCGGCGTTCCCGCGGAACGGGCCGTCATGATCGGCGACGCCCCCACCGACCTGGCCAGCGCCCAGGGCGCCGACGTCACCGCCGCGGCCGCGCTGTGGGGCTGCCACGACGTGACCGGACTGCTCGCCGCCGGCCCCGACATCGTCCTGCGCCGGCCCGCCGACCTGCTCGTCCTCTGCCCGGCCGTCCCCGGCCGCTGA
- the ccrA gene encoding crotonyl-CoA carboxylase/reductase yields MMSLSDAVRAGAGPRELAAAEVPAEFLAAHLRIEDEKTFEGIEGDRDVRNTLHVGAVPMPELAPDEVLIAVMASSINYNTVWSATFEPLSTFGFLQAYGRQGGWAKRHDRPFHVLGSDAAGVIVRAGSGVRRWRVGDHVLVNAACVEDQEASVQADGMLSENQLAWGFETNYGGLAHYTIARASQLIPKPAHLAWEEAASIPACGGTAYRMLVSDRGARMKQGDVVLIWGASGGLGSYAVQLVKNGGGIAVGVVGSEEKARAARALGCDLVINRQEHDFGGDTDDEPEVAVAQGKRLGRLIRDGVGEDPHIVFDNVGRSTFGISVFLARRGGTVVTCGSSTGYQHRFDNRYLWMRLKRIVGSHVANLQEQVDTARLFDQGSLVPALTSLFPLEETGEATRLVQLNQHIGKVGVLCLADRPGLGVTDPERRARIGEDRLTLMRAYAHDGVRAA; encoded by the coding sequence ATGATGTCACTCTCCGATGCAGTACGTGCCGGTGCCGGGCCGCGGGAACTGGCCGCCGCGGAAGTACCTGCGGAGTTCCTCGCCGCGCACCTGCGGATCGAGGACGAGAAGACCTTCGAGGGGATCGAAGGCGACCGCGACGTGCGCAACACCCTCCACGTGGGCGCGGTGCCGATGCCGGAACTCGCGCCCGACGAGGTGCTGATCGCCGTCATGGCCAGCTCCATCAACTACAACACGGTCTGGTCCGCGACCTTCGAACCGCTGTCGACCTTCGGCTTCCTCCAGGCCTACGGGCGCCAGGGCGGCTGGGCGAAGCGGCACGACCGGCCGTTCCACGTCCTCGGCTCGGACGCCGCCGGAGTGATCGTCCGCGCCGGTTCCGGTGTGCGGCGCTGGCGGGTCGGTGACCACGTGCTGGTCAACGCGGCCTGTGTCGAGGATCAGGAGGCGTCCGTCCAGGCCGACGGGATGCTCAGCGAGAACCAGCTCGCCTGGGGCTTCGAGACCAACTACGGCGGTCTCGCCCACTACACCATCGCCCGGGCCAGCCAGTTGATCCCCAAGCCGGCACACCTGGCCTGGGAGGAGGCCGCCTCGATCCCGGCCTGCGGCGGAACCGCCTACCGGATGCTGGTCAGCGACCGCGGCGCACGGATGAAGCAGGGCGACGTGGTCCTGATCTGGGGCGCGTCCGGCGGACTGGGGTCCTATGCCGTTCAGTTGGTGAAGAACGGCGGCGGCATCGCCGTCGGAGTCGTCGGCTCCGAGGAGAAGGCGCGAGCGGCGCGCGCCCTCGGCTGCGACCTGGTGATTAACCGTCAGGAGCACGACTTCGGCGGTGACACCGACGACGAGCCCGAAGTCGCGGTGGCGCAGGGGAAGCGGCTGGGCCGGCTCATCCGTGACGGCGTGGGCGAGGATCCGCACATCGTCTTCGACAACGTGGGCAGATCCACCTTCGGTATCTCGGTGTTCCTCGCGCGGCGCGGAGGCACCGTGGTGACCTGCGGTTCGAGCACCGGCTACCAGCACCGGTTCGACAACCGCTATCTGTGGATGCGGCTCAAGCGCATCGTCGGCAGCCATGTGGCGAACCTCCAGGAACAGGTCGACACCGCGCGACTGTTCGACCAGGGGTCGCTGGTGCCCGCACTGACCTCGCTGTTCCCGCTGGAGGAGACCGGCGAGGCGACGCGGCTGGTGCAGCTCAACCAGCACATCGGCAAGGTGGGCGTGCTCTGTCTGGCCGACCGTCCGGGTCTGGGTGTGACCGACCCAGAGCGGCGCGCCCGGATCGGCGAGGACCGACTGACGCTGATGCGCGCGTACGCGCACGACGGCGTGCGGGCGGCGTGA
- a CDS encoding MarR family winged helix-turn-helix transcriptional regulator, which yields MEETTKAHSSPARIRWLTDEQQRVWRSFVHATTLLEDHMCRQLQRTVNMPHSYYLLLVNLAESPHQRLQMSELAMHAKITRPRLSHAVARLEKDGLVRREEAPSGKRGTFTVLTEEGLEALGRAAAGYATVVQHALFDRLTPQQQESLGAIMQIVTEGLQTDRAGADLPWLR from the coding sequence GTGGAGGAGACGACGAAGGCACACTCATCCCCCGCACGGATCCGATGGCTCACCGACGAGCAGCAACGCGTCTGGCGCTCCTTCGTCCACGCGACCACGCTCCTCGAGGACCACATGTGCCGCCAACTGCAACGTACGGTGAACATGCCTCACAGCTACTACCTGCTCCTGGTCAACCTCGCGGAATCCCCTCACCAGCGGCTCCAGATGTCGGAGCTGGCGATGCATGCGAAGATCACCCGGCCCCGGCTCTCGCACGCCGTGGCACGTCTGGAGAAGGACGGCCTGGTGAGGCGCGAGGAAGCTCCCTCCGGCAAGCGCGGCACGTTCACGGTGCTCACGGAGGAGGGCCTGGAGGCCCTCGGGCGGGCCGCTGCGGGCTATGCCACGGTCGTGCAGCATGCCCTGTTCGACCGGCTCACCCCCCAGCAGCAGGAGTCCCTCGGCGCGATCATGCAGATCGTCACCGAGGGACTCCAGACGGACAGGGCGGGCGCCGACCTTCCCTGGCTGCGCTAG
- a CDS encoding 3-hydroxybutyryl-CoA dehydrogenase: MERLGVVGGGTMGAGLAEVSLRAGVEVTVLVSAPHRIEDAVGRLTAAFARAVAKGRMTEPEQAAAMGRLRVTADVGGLADRQFVVEAVTERLDVKQRVLKAVDEVLTDPAAVLASTTSSLLVGDLAEATGRAGSVVGMHFFNPVPLMPLVEVVVTDRTSQQCAASAESFARDTLGKEVIRTADRSGFVVNALLVPYLMAAVRMYEQGIADADDIDRGMVLGCGHPMGPLALLDLIGIDTITDVARSMAENSDGLVLDLPPLLTRMVQEGRLGRKTGHGFHRYDEPSRS, from the coding sequence GTGGAACGACTGGGCGTGGTCGGCGGCGGGACGATGGGCGCCGGCCTTGCCGAGGTGAGCCTGCGCGCCGGGGTGGAGGTGACGGTCCTGGTCTCCGCCCCGCACCGGATCGAGGACGCGGTCGGACGGCTGACGGCCGCGTTCGCCCGCGCGGTGGCCAAGGGCCGGATGACGGAGCCGGAACAGGCGGCGGCCATGGGCCGGTTGCGGGTCACCGCCGATGTCGGGGGCCTCGCGGACCGGCAGTTCGTCGTGGAGGCCGTGACCGAGAGACTCGATGTGAAACAACGGGTGCTCAAGGCGGTGGACGAGGTGCTGACCGACCCTGCGGCCGTCCTGGCCTCGACGACCTCCAGCCTGCTGGTCGGCGATCTGGCGGAGGCCACCGGCAGAGCCGGGTCCGTGGTGGGAATGCACTTCTTCAATCCCGTGCCGCTGATGCCCCTGGTCGAGGTGGTGGTGACGGACCGCACCTCGCAGCAGTGCGCCGCGTCGGCCGAGTCCTTCGCCAGGGACACGCTCGGCAAGGAGGTGATCCGCACCGCGGACCGAAGCGGGTTCGTGGTCAACGCCCTGCTCGTGCCGTATCTGATGGCGGCGGTCAGGATGTACGAGCAGGGCATCGCCGACGCAGACGACATCGACCGGGGAATGGTGCTGGGCTGCGGACATCCCATGGGTCCGCTCGCGCTGCTCGACCTGATCGGGATCGACACGATCACCGACGTGGCCCGCTCGATGGCGGAGAACTCCGACGGCCTGGTCCTCGACCTGCCCCCGCTGCTCACGCGGATGGTCCAGGAGGGCCGACTGGGCCGCAAGACGGGCCACGGCTTCCACCGGTACGACGAGCCCTCCCGATCCTGA